In Rhodothermus marinus DSM 4252, a single genomic region encodes these proteins:
- a CDS encoding carboxypeptidase M32: protein MDKTSPFAIHPALAELCAHLARMMDLRAAAALLEWDQETYMPAGATAVRAEQLGTLHRLAHEWFIAERTGELLEAAAASVRELPPEHLAVRLVEVVREDYDKARRVPPELVAALARTESEAREAWKQARQENHYAVFAPYLERLLALNREKAEALGYEKHPYDALLDQYEPGMTTEAVRVLFEQLRAELVPLVRALADQPQPEAAFLHRYVEPERQWALNRMVLEAIGFDLQRGRLDASVHPFSTGIAIADVRLTTRIDPHDFASGLFATLHEAGHGLYEQGIDPVLERTPLADGASLGLHESQSRLWENLIGRSRPFWEYFYPRLREYFPGVLDDVPLDAFYRAINRVQPSLIRVEADEVTYNLHILLRFELEVALIEGNLSVQDLPAAWDEGMQRYLGLRPETLREGVLQDIHWSQGAFGYFPTYTLGNLMSAQLWRAIEQTVPDVAAFMQQGDFRPILTWLRTQIHRHGRAWKAPVLLEQATGHPLDAEPWLTYIRKKYQALYPAASVSLS, encoded by the coding sequence ATGGATAAAACAAGTCCCTTTGCGATCCATCCGGCGCTGGCCGAGCTGTGTGCGCACCTGGCGCGCATGATGGACCTCCGGGCGGCGGCCGCCCTGCTGGAGTGGGATCAGGAGACCTACATGCCCGCCGGAGCGACCGCCGTGCGGGCCGAGCAGCTCGGCACGTTGCATCGCCTGGCCCACGAGTGGTTCATCGCGGAGCGGACGGGCGAGTTGCTGGAAGCGGCCGCGGCCTCCGTGCGTGAGCTTCCTCCGGAGCACCTGGCCGTACGGCTCGTCGAGGTCGTGCGCGAGGATTACGACAAAGCGCGACGGGTGCCGCCCGAGCTGGTGGCCGCGCTGGCCCGCACCGAGTCGGAGGCCCGCGAGGCCTGGAAGCAGGCCCGCCAGGAGAACCATTACGCGGTGTTTGCGCCCTATCTGGAGCGGCTGCTGGCGCTCAACCGGGAAAAGGCCGAGGCGCTGGGGTACGAAAAACATCCCTACGACGCCCTGCTGGACCAGTACGAGCCGGGCATGACCACCGAGGCGGTGCGCGTCCTTTTCGAGCAGTTGCGCGCCGAGCTGGTCCCGCTCGTTCGGGCGCTTGCCGACCAACCCCAACCCGAAGCGGCCTTCCTGCACCGCTACGTCGAGCCCGAGCGCCAGTGGGCCCTGAACCGCATGGTGCTGGAAGCCATTGGCTTCGATCTGCAGCGCGGGCGGCTGGACGCCTCGGTCCACCCGTTCAGCACCGGGATTGCCATTGCGGACGTGCGGCTGACCACCCGCATCGATCCGCACGACTTCGCCAGCGGACTGTTCGCCACGCTGCACGAGGCCGGACACGGACTCTACGAGCAGGGGATCGATCCCGTACTTGAGCGCACGCCGCTGGCCGACGGCGCTTCGCTGGGCCTGCACGAATCACAATCCCGGCTCTGGGAAAACCTGATCGGCCGGAGTCGGCCCTTCTGGGAGTATTTCTATCCCCGGCTTCGGGAGTATTTTCCGGGCGTGCTCGACGACGTGCCGCTGGATGCCTTCTACCGGGCCATCAACCGCGTGCAGCCCTCGCTCATCCGCGTCGAGGCCGACGAGGTCACCTACAACCTGCACATCCTGCTTCGCTTCGAACTGGAAGTCGCCCTGATCGAGGGGAATCTTTCGGTGCAGGATCTTCCGGCCGCCTGGGACGAGGGCATGCAACGCTATCTCGGGCTACGGCCGGAGACGCTTCGCGAAGGGGTGTTGCAGGATATTCACTGGTCGCAGGGAGCTTTCGGGTACTTTCCGACCTATACTTTAGGGAACCTGATGTCGGCCCAGCTCTGGCGGGCCATCGAGCAGACCGTCCCGGACGTAGCAGCCTTCATGCAACAGGGAGATTTTCGCCCGATTCTTACCTGGTTGCGCACGCAAATCCACCGGCACGGCCGCGCCTGGAAGGCGCCGGTCCTGCTTGAGCAGGCCACGGGCCATCCGCTCGATGCGGAACCCTGGCTGACGTATATACGCAAAAAGTACCAGGCGCTGTATCCCGCAGCGTCCGTATCTTTGTCGTAG
- a CDS encoding HPF/RaiA family ribosome-associated protein, whose amino-acid sequence MEIPEIAFEYYSENHELTDALKAKVEQRIQKLAKKHHDITGVSVAIQRVEHTHTPHAYRARVVVYHKPENVVATEVAPTVEESLLRALDSVERQVREQRRKLREQWKRP is encoded by the coding sequence ATGGAGATCCCGGAAATCGCCTTTGAGTACTACAGCGAAAATCACGAGCTGACCGACGCGCTGAAGGCCAAGGTAGAGCAGCGCATTCAGAAGCTGGCGAAAAAGCACCACGACATTACGGGCGTGTCGGTCGCCATCCAGCGCGTCGAGCATACCCATACGCCCCATGCTTACCGGGCGCGGGTGGTCGTCTACCACAAGCCTGAAAACGTGGTGGCTACCGAGGTTGCCCCGACCGTGGAGGAGTCGCTGCTCCGCGCGCTGGATTCGGTCGAACGTCAGGTGCGCGAGCAGCGGCGTAAGCTGCGCGAGCAATGGAAGCGCCCGTGA
- a CDS encoding metallophosphoesterase family protein yields MVIVHLSDLHFGRLASGAVVEDLLVEVRRQRPDLVVVSGDLTQRARPRQFRAARAFLEALPAPTLVVPGNHDVYPWWRPLSRLVRPLARYRRYLTDDLRPAFVHDAVAVLGLNTAHGATVKGGRLSAEDLAYLQTFFATVPPSAVRVLVIHHHLVQLQAVGPHDVARGARRALEVIARAGIEFILCGHLHVAHVEPVVVQPDGHRVVIVSAGTATSSRGRGPHRNRNFYNVLRIEADAVQVEERCYEPARRAFIDFRRHRFERAKLPDKCWRA; encoded by the coding sequence ATGGTGATCGTACATCTTTCGGATCTGCACTTCGGGCGGCTGGCCTCCGGTGCCGTCGTCGAGGATCTGCTGGTGGAAGTGCGTCGCCAGCGTCCGGATCTGGTGGTCGTCAGCGGCGATCTGACGCAGCGCGCACGTCCGCGACAGTTCCGGGCCGCCCGGGCGTTTCTGGAGGCGCTGCCTGCGCCGACGCTGGTGGTGCCCGGCAACCACGACGTCTATCCCTGGTGGCGACCGCTGAGCCGACTGGTGCGGCCGCTGGCCCGCTACCGGCGGTATCTCACGGACGATCTGCGGCCCGCATTCGTTCACGATGCGGTGGCCGTGCTGGGCCTGAACACGGCGCACGGCGCCACCGTTAAAGGCGGCCGCCTTTCCGCCGAAGATTTAGCATACCTGCAGACGTTTTTTGCCACGGTGCCGCCTTCAGCCGTGCGCGTTCTGGTGATCCACCACCACCTGGTGCAACTGCAGGCGGTGGGACCGCACGACGTGGCGCGGGGCGCCCGCCGGGCGCTGGAAGTGATAGCCCGCGCCGGGATCGAATTCATCCTGTGCGGGCACCTGCACGTGGCCCACGTGGAGCCGGTCGTGGTGCAGCCCGACGGCCACCGCGTGGTCATCGTCAGTGCCGGAACGGCCACGAGCAGCCGGGGACGCGGCCCGCATCGAAACCGGAATTTTTACAACGTGCTGCGTATCGAAGCCGACGCCGTGCAGGTCGAAGAGCGTTGCTACGAACCGGCCCGGCGTGCTTTTATCGACTTTCGCCGGCACCGTTTTGAACGAGCAAAGCTTCCCGATAAATGCTGGCGTGCTTAA
- a CDS encoding pyruvate dehydrogenase complex dihydrolipoamide acetyltransferase encodes MAIPIEMPKMSDTMEEGVLVAWLVEEGQRVSAGDVIAQVETDKATMDLEVYDDGVLLKKVVKEGESVPIGGLIAVLGDEGEDISEILERYSGQKEAPAQAEPAPEAAPAEAAPQAEQPARAGDGAPAPAVTAGDGAEARIKASPLARKLAREYGLDLRTIQGTGPEGRIVRRDIEAALARQRPSVEVAAPAPEAAPAPAPAPTPTPAPELPYESVPITSMRRTIARRLAQSKFTAPHFYLTVDVDVEKAIAFRQQLNELAEAQERPKISFNDLITKACALALRRHPEINASYLEQEGEIRRWKEIHIGIAVALEDGLVTPVIRNADQKGLGQIAEETRALAEKARQRKLQPQEMEGATFTTSNLGMYGIEEFTAIINPPNACILAIGAIRDVPVVKNGMIVPGKRMRLTLSCDHRIVDGATGARFLKTVQQYLEEPLNLLL; translated from the coding sequence ATGGCGATTCCCATTGAAATGCCCAAGATGAGCGACACGATGGAGGAGGGGGTGCTGGTGGCGTGGCTGGTGGAAGAAGGGCAGCGCGTGTCGGCCGGGGACGTGATCGCTCAGGTGGAAACGGATAAAGCCACGATGGACCTCGAAGTGTACGACGACGGGGTCCTGCTGAAGAAAGTGGTCAAAGAAGGCGAATCGGTCCCCATCGGTGGCCTGATCGCCGTGCTGGGGGATGAAGGCGAAGACATTTCGGAGATTCTGGAGCGCTACAGCGGCCAGAAAGAGGCGCCCGCGCAGGCGGAGCCGGCGCCGGAGGCTGCACCGGCCGAAGCGGCACCGCAGGCCGAGCAGCCAGCCCGCGCGGGGGATGGCGCTCCGGCTCCCGCGGTGACGGCCGGCGACGGCGCTGAGGCGCGCATCAAGGCCTCGCCCCTGGCGCGTAAGCTGGCCAGAGAGTACGGGCTGGACCTGCGCACCATTCAGGGCACGGGACCCGAGGGGCGTATCGTGCGCCGCGACATCGAGGCGGCGCTGGCCCGTCAGCGTCCGTCCGTCGAAGTGGCCGCACCGGCGCCCGAAGCCGCGCCTGCACCGGCCCCGGCCCCGACGCCCACGCCGGCGCCCGAGCTGCCCTACGAGTCGGTGCCCATCACGTCGATGCGCCGCACGATCGCGCGGCGGCTGGCGCAGAGCAAATTCACGGCGCCGCATTTCTATCTGACCGTCGACGTGGACGTCGAGAAAGCCATCGCCTTCCGCCAGCAGCTCAACGAGCTGGCCGAAGCGCAGGAACGGCCCAAGATCTCCTTCAACGACCTGATCACCAAGGCCTGCGCGCTGGCGCTGCGCCGGCATCCTGAGATCAACGCCTCCTACCTGGAGCAGGAAGGCGAAATTCGCCGGTGGAAGGAGATTCATATCGGAATCGCCGTGGCGCTGGAGGACGGGCTGGTGACGCCGGTCATCCGCAACGCCGACCAGAAAGGGCTGGGCCAGATCGCCGAGGAGACGCGCGCGCTGGCCGAGAAAGCCCGCCAGCGCAAACTGCAGCCCCAGGAAATGGAAGGGGCGACCTTCACCACGAGCAACCTGGGGATGTACGGCATCGAGGAATTCACGGCCATCATCAATCCACCGAACGCCTGCATCCTGGCCATCGGCGCCATCCGCGACGTGCCCGTGGTGAAAAACGGCATGATCGTGCCCGGCAAGCGGATGCGGCTGACCCTCTCGTGCGATCACCGGATCGTCGATGGTGCCACGGGCGCCCGCTTCCTCAAGACCGTCCAGCAGTACCTGGAAGAGCCGCTGAATCTGCTGCTGTAA
- a CDS encoding pyruvate dehydrogenase complex E1 component subunit beta produces MAIMQFREAIRAAMIEEMERDERVFLIGEEVGQYDGAYKVSEGMLKRFGPKRVIDTPISEAGFAGLGIGAAMNGLRPIVEFMTFNFSFVAFDQLVNNAAKIRYMSGGQFKIPIVFRGPNGAAGQLAATHSTSTESIYSYFPGLKVVAPSNPDDAKGLLKSAIRDDDPVIFLESELMYSLRGEVNEDPEYLIPLGKARIAREGEDVTIVAHSKSYWIALEVADRLAEEGYSAEVIDPRTIRPFDFDTVVQSIKKTNRCVIIDESNPFASVSSEVAFQIQQRAFDYLDAPVLRVTAKDTPAPYAKNLIEYYMPSADAAYEACKKVMYVD; encoded by the coding sequence ATGGCCATTATGCAGTTTCGCGAGGCCATCCGGGCCGCGATGATCGAAGAGATGGAGCGCGACGAGCGCGTCTTTCTCATCGGCGAAGAGGTCGGACAGTACGACGGGGCCTACAAGGTGAGCGAGGGCATGCTCAAGCGCTTCGGCCCCAAACGGGTGATCGACACCCCGATCAGCGAAGCTGGCTTTGCCGGACTGGGCATCGGGGCCGCAATGAACGGCCTGCGCCCGATCGTGGAGTTCATGACGTTCAACTTTTCCTTTGTGGCCTTCGACCAGCTCGTCAACAACGCGGCCAAGATCCGCTACATGTCGGGCGGTCAGTTCAAGATCCCGATCGTCTTCCGGGGGCCCAACGGCGCGGCCGGTCAGCTGGCGGCCACGCACAGCACCTCGACCGAGTCGATCTATTCCTACTTCCCGGGTCTGAAGGTCGTCGCCCCTTCGAACCCGGACGACGCCAAGGGCCTGCTCAAGTCGGCCATTCGGGACGACGACCCGGTGATCTTTCTGGAAAGCGAGCTGATGTACAGCCTGCGGGGAGAGGTCAACGAGGATCCGGAATACCTCATTCCCCTCGGCAAGGCCCGCATCGCCCGGGAAGGTGAGGACGTGACGATCGTGGCGCACTCGAAGAGCTACTGGATCGCCCTCGAGGTGGCCGACCGGCTGGCCGAAGAAGGCTACAGCGCCGAGGTGATCGATCCGCGGACGATCCGACCCTTCGACTTCGACACGGTCGTGCAGTCCATCAAAAAGACGAACCGCTGCGTGATCATCGACGAGAGCAATCCGTTTGCCAGCGTCTCGTCGGAGGTGGCCTTCCAGATTCAGCAGCGGGCCTTCGATTACCTGGATGCGCCTGTGCTGCGCGTGACGGCCAAAGACACGCCGGCGCCCTATGCGAAGAACCTGATCGAGTACTACATGCCCAGCGCCGACGCGGCCTACGAGGCCTGCAAGAAGGTCATGTACGTGGACTGA
- the pdhA gene encoding pyruvate dehydrogenase (acetyl-transferring) E1 component subunit alpha has product MASKTRKKQQATQVDQAAGQPNGQAVQLQVPSKPIHFEQTFETYPAGAYTHEELGLSREDLLAIYRNMLLQRRFEERAAQMYGKQKIAGFLHLYIGEEAVSTGAAWSIKVGHDSVITAYRDHGIALALGMTANECMAELFGKIDGCSRGKGGSMHFFKAEKKFFGGHGIVGGHVPLGVGIAFAHKYKEDGGVCLTFFGDGAMGQGTVHEAMNLAALYKLPIIFIIENNQYAMGTAVWRAFANTEFYRYAASYNMPGALVDGMDVFSVMKALRKYVALAREYQPSVLEVRTYRYRGHSMSDPAKYRTKEELEAKKKEDPIIRLKSYMLQHGLSTNEELDAIDDEVKKEVQASVEFAEKSPFPPLESIYEDVYVQPDYPFLA; this is encoded by the coding sequence ATGGCCAGCAAGACCAGAAAGAAGCAGCAGGCGACGCAGGTAGATCAGGCCGCCGGCCAGCCCAACGGGCAGGCGGTGCAGTTGCAGGTGCCGTCCAAGCCCATTCACTTTGAGCAGACGTTCGAAACCTATCCGGCCGGTGCCTACACGCACGAGGAGCTGGGATTGAGCCGGGAAGATCTCCTGGCCATTTACCGTAACATGCTGTTGCAGCGTCGCTTCGAGGAGCGGGCGGCCCAGATGTACGGCAAGCAAAAGATCGCCGGCTTTCTGCACCTGTACATCGGAGAAGAGGCCGTCTCGACCGGCGCCGCCTGGTCGATCAAGGTCGGACACGACTCGGTCATCACGGCCTACCGCGATCACGGGATCGCCCTGGCGCTGGGCATGACGGCCAACGAGTGCATGGCCGAGCTGTTCGGCAAGATCGACGGCTGCTCGCGCGGCAAAGGCGGCTCGATGCACTTCTTTAAGGCCGAAAAGAAGTTCTTCGGCGGCCACGGAATCGTCGGGGGACACGTGCCGCTGGGCGTCGGGATCGCCTTCGCCCACAAGTACAAAGAGGACGGCGGCGTATGCCTGACGTTCTTCGGCGACGGCGCCATGGGGCAGGGCACCGTCCATGAGGCCATGAACCTGGCCGCCCTCTACAAGCTGCCCATCATCTTTATCATCGAGAACAATCAGTACGCGATGGGCACGGCCGTCTGGCGGGCCTTTGCGAACACGGAGTTCTACCGCTACGCGGCCAGCTACAACATGCCGGGTGCGCTGGTGGACGGCATGGACGTCTTCAGCGTGATGAAGGCCCTGCGCAAGTACGTGGCGCTGGCGCGCGAGTATCAGCCCTCGGTGCTCGAGGTGCGCACCTATCGCTACCGCGGGCACTCGATGAGCGACCCGGCCAAGTACCGTACCAAAGAAGAACTGGAAGCCAAGAAGAAAGAAGATCCGATCATCCGGCTGAAGAGCTACATGCTCCAGCATGGCCTCTCGACGAACGAAGAGCTGGACGCCATCGACGACGAGGTGAAGAAGGAGGTGCAGGCGTCCGTGGAGTTCGCCGAGAAGAGTCCGTTCCCGCCGCTGGAGTCTATCTACGAGGACGTGTACGTGCAGCCGGACTATCCTTTCCTGGCCTGA
- a CDS encoding polyprenol monophosphomannose synthase, with amino-acid sequence MTTAPATSGHSDTLVVVPTYNEAQNVERLLLRVLELPGRVSVLIVDDASPDGTAERVRALQERYPDRLFLIERTGKLGLGSAYLTGFRFGLERGYTYLAEMDADLSHNPDDLPRLLEPLRRDEADLVIGSRYIGGVRIINWPLSRLILSYSASLYTRMITCIPVYDVTSGFKCYHRRVLEAIDLDRIRSNGYSFQIEMKYRAWRKGFRLLEVPIIFTDRQEGSSKMNKAIVWEAAWKVWELRLRDLLGLL; translated from the coding sequence GTGACTACCGCGCCTGCTACATCCGGCCACTCGGACACGCTCGTGGTCGTCCCGACCTACAACGAGGCGCAGAACGTCGAGCGCCTGCTTCTCCGTGTGCTGGAACTGCCTGGTCGGGTTTCCGTGTTGATCGTGGACGACGCCTCGCCCGACGGCACCGCCGAACGCGTGCGGGCGCTGCAGGAACGCTACCCGGACCGCCTCTTTCTTATCGAGCGCACCGGCAAGCTGGGCCTGGGCTCGGCCTATCTGACGGGCTTTCGCTTCGGGCTGGAACGCGGCTACACCTACCTGGCCGAAATGGACGCCGACCTGTCGCACAACCCGGACGACCTACCCCGCCTGCTCGAACCGCTGCGCCGTGACGAGGCCGATCTGGTGATCGGCTCGCGCTACATCGGCGGCGTGCGCATCATCAACTGGCCGCTCTCGCGCCTGATCCTCTCCTACAGCGCCAGCCTCTACACCCGGATGATCACCTGCATCCCCGTCTACGACGTGACCTCGGGCTTCAAGTGCTACCACCGGCGCGTGCTCGAGGCCATCGACCTGGACCGCATCCGATCCAACGGCTATTCGTTTCAGATCGAAATGAAATACCGCGCCTGGCGCAAGGGCTTTCGGCTGCTCGAAGTGCCCATCATCTTCACCGATCGCCAGGAGGGCTCCTCCAAAATGAACAAGGCCATCGTCTGGGAAGCCGCCTGGAAGGTCTGGGAGCTGCGCCTGCGCGACCTGCTCGGCCTGCTTTAA
- a CDS encoding alkaline phosphatase D family protein, whose amino-acid sequence MRRCLLFLCGLCGLIGVAVAQVPVRLPETLPVAELLRSGPMNGYATQREVVVWLQTWAPAQVQLLYREEGQPEDSARITPPYFAGPETDYTVHISVPYLEPGRRYVYDVVLNDTILALPYQPRFQTQPLWQWRTDPPTFTVATASCFYVNDPPYDRPGQPYGGDFQILTHLTRLRPDVMIWLGDNTYLREADFGSPTMMSYRYAHTRSHPLLQELLATAHHYAVWDDHDYGPNDADRSYVLKGAALRIFQQYWANPSYGLPGTPGVFTQFTWGDVDFFLLDDRFYRSPNDAPNDSTKTMWGEAQLTWLIDALTYSRAPFKIVANGNQILNRSTRFESVAARFPRDYERLLREIVRRGISGVVFLSGDRHHTELLRYEPESFYPLYEITTSPLTAGPSNVEEDNPLRVEGTLLRERNVVLLTFSGPRTDRVLTITAYDAQGQERWRHTIRARDLRPPER is encoded by the coding sequence ATGCGACGCTGTCTGCTTTTCCTCTGCGGGCTCTGTGGGCTCATCGGAGTCGCTGTAGCCCAGGTGCCCGTCCGGCTACCCGAGACGCTCCCCGTGGCCGAACTGCTGCGCTCAGGTCCGATGAACGGCTACGCCACCCAGCGCGAAGTGGTCGTCTGGCTGCAGACGTGGGCGCCGGCTCAGGTGCAACTGCTCTACCGCGAAGAGGGGCAGCCCGAAGACAGCGCGCGCATCACCCCGCCGTACTTTGCCGGCCCCGAAACGGACTACACCGTGCACATCTCCGTGCCCTACCTGGAGCCGGGCCGCCGCTACGTTTACGACGTGGTACTCAACGACACGATCCTGGCGCTTCCCTACCAGCCCCGCTTCCAGACGCAACCGCTCTGGCAATGGCGCACCGATCCGCCCACGTTCACCGTGGCCACAGCTTCCTGCTTCTACGTGAACGATCCGCCCTACGACCGCCCCGGCCAGCCCTACGGCGGCGACTTCCAGATCCTCACGCACCTGACACGCCTCCGTCCCGACGTGATGATCTGGCTGGGCGACAACACCTACCTGCGCGAGGCGGACTTCGGCAGCCCGACCATGATGTCCTACCGCTACGCGCACACCCGCAGTCACCCACTGCTCCAGGAACTGCTCGCTACGGCCCACCACTACGCCGTCTGGGACGACCACGACTACGGTCCCAACGACGCCGACCGGAGCTATGTGCTCAAAGGCGCCGCACTGCGCATCTTCCAGCAGTACTGGGCCAATCCGTCCTACGGGCTGCCCGGCACACCCGGCGTCTTCACCCAGTTCACCTGGGGCGACGTGGATTTCTTTCTGCTGGACGACCGCTTCTACCGGAGCCCCAACGACGCCCCGAACGATTCCACCAAGACCATGTGGGGCGAGGCGCAGCTCACCTGGCTTATCGACGCGCTCACCTACAGCCGCGCCCCCTTCAAGATCGTCGCCAACGGCAACCAGATCCTCAACCGCTCCACCCGCTTCGAGTCGGTGGCCGCCCGCTTTCCGCGCGATTACGAGCGGCTGCTCCGGGAAATCGTACGCCGCGGCATCTCCGGCGTGGTGTTTCTGAGCGGCGACCGTCACCACACCGAGCTGCTGCGCTACGAGCCGGAAAGCTTCTATCCGCTCTACGAGATCACCACTTCGCCGCTGACGGCGGGTCCCTCGAACGTGGAAGAAGACAATCCGCTGCGCGTCGAAGGTACGCTGCTGCGCGAGCGCAACGTGGTGCTGCTCACCTTCTCCGGCCCCCGCACCGACCGCGTGCTGACGATCACCGCCTACGACGCACAGGGACAGGAGCGCTGGCGCCACACGATCCGGGCTCGGGACCTTCGTCCGCCCGAACGGTGA
- the icd gene encoding NADP-dependent isocitrate dehydrogenase, with product MAQPVSAEAPAFEHLTPPAEGARIQKRPDGTLDVPDQPIIPFIEGDGTGPDIWRAAQLVFDAAVEKAYGGRRKIVWFEVFAGEKAYNQLGTWLPEDTLKAIDYYLVAIKGPLTTPVGGGIRSLNVALRQQLDLYACVRPVRYFPGVPSPVKHPELVDMVIFRENSEDVYAGIEFPAGSPEAQKLIRFLQEELGVTKIRFPETSGIGIKPISRDGTRRLVRAAIRYAIERGRKSVTLVHKGNIMKFTEGAFREWGYELAREEFGARPLDGGPWHVIEHDGREIVIKDVIADAFLQQILTRPAEYDVIATMNLNGDYISDALAAQVGGIGIAPGANINYETGHAVFEATHGTAPKYAGQDKVNPSSVILSGEMMLRYMGWHEAADLIIRGIERTIAQKRVTYDFHRLMEGATLLRTSEFGQAIVENMD from the coding sequence ATGGCCCAACCGGTATCCGCAGAAGCTCCCGCGTTCGAACACCTGACGCCTCCGGCAGAAGGCGCCCGCATCCAGAAGCGCCCCGACGGCACGCTGGACGTGCCGGATCAGCCGATCATTCCCTTCATCGAAGGGGACGGCACGGGGCCCGACATCTGGCGGGCTGCCCAGCTGGTCTTCGACGCGGCCGTCGAAAAAGCCTACGGCGGCCGCCGCAAGATCGTCTGGTTCGAGGTCTTCGCCGGCGAGAAGGCCTACAACCAACTCGGCACCTGGCTGCCCGAGGACACGCTGAAGGCCATCGACTACTATCTGGTGGCCATCAAGGGACCGCTGACCACGCCGGTGGGCGGTGGCATCCGCTCGCTGAACGTGGCGCTCCGCCAGCAGCTCGACCTGTACGCCTGTGTGCGGCCGGTGCGTTACTTCCCGGGCGTGCCCTCGCCGGTCAAGCACCCCGAGCTGGTCGACATGGTGATCTTCCGGGAAAACTCGGAAGATGTCTACGCGGGCATCGAATTTCCGGCCGGCTCGCCCGAGGCGCAGAAGCTCATTCGCTTCCTGCAGGAAGAGCTGGGCGTCACGAAAATCCGCTTCCCGGAGACCAGCGGCATCGGCATCAAGCCGATCTCGCGCGACGGTACGCGTCGGCTGGTACGCGCCGCCATTCGCTACGCCATCGAGCGGGGCCGAAAGAGCGTCACGCTCGTACACAAAGGCAACATCATGAAGTTCACGGAAGGCGCCTTCCGCGAATGGGGTTACGAGCTGGCCCGCGAGGAGTTCGGCGCCCGTCCGCTCGACGGCGGTCCCTGGCACGTGATCGAGCACGACGGGCGGGAAATCGTGATCAAGGATGTGATCGCCGACGCCTTCCTGCAGCAGATCCTGACGCGCCCGGCCGAGTACGACGTGATCGCCACGATGAACCTGAACGGTGACTACATCTCCGACGCGCTCGCGGCGCAGGTGGGCGGCATCGGGATCGCACCGGGCGCCAACATCAACTACGAGACCGGCCACGCCGTCTTCGAGGCCACCCACGGCACGGCGCCCAAGTATGCCGGGCAGGACAAGGTCAATCCCAGCTCGGTCATCCTCTCGGGCGAGATGATGCTCCGCTACATGGGCTGGCACGAGGCGGCCGACCTGATCATCCGGGGCATCGAGCGCACGATCGCGCAGAAGCGCGTCACCTACGACTTCCACCGCCTCATGGAAGGCGCCACGCTGCTCCGGACGAGCGAGTTCGGACAGGCCATCGTGGAAAATATGGACTGA